From Luteolibacter yonseiensis, one genomic window encodes:
- a CDS encoding biotin--[acetyl-CoA-carboxylase] ligase: protein MNGGDFNGAAAGFPEPFRLFVRESVESTNDEVRELARMGAPDGVVVLAERQTAGRGRRGAAWFSPPGESLAFSILVKPPEPKALWPRLALAAGLAVAEALESSGLTAGIKWPNDVWLGGKKAAGILVEAGADFAVVGIGLNVNSTEFPEGVRGIATSMRIEAEREFERGEVLAEIIRRFAIRRAQIDRDFEELIAAVRVRCVLTGKQVALLTAGGPKTGIVEGIAPGGELLLRTTDGLERLMQADEVRVLGD from the coding sequence GTGAACGGAGGGGATTTCAACGGGGCGGCGGCGGGCTTTCCGGAGCCCTTCCGGTTGTTCGTCCGCGAGTCGGTGGAATCCACCAATGACGAGGTGCGCGAACTCGCCCGCATGGGAGCGCCGGACGGGGTCGTCGTGCTGGCGGAGCGCCAGACCGCGGGCCGGGGACGGCGCGGCGCGGCGTGGTTTTCACCGCCCGGTGAGTCGCTGGCGTTTTCCATCCTGGTGAAACCGCCGGAGCCGAAAGCCCTCTGGCCGCGCCTCGCGCTGGCGGCGGGCCTGGCGGTGGCGGAGGCGCTGGAATCCTCCGGTCTCACGGCGGGCATCAAGTGGCCGAACGATGTCTGGCTCGGCGGAAAAAAAGCCGCCGGCATCCTGGTGGAGGCCGGCGCGGACTTCGCGGTGGTCGGCATTGGCCTGAACGTGAACAGTACGGAATTTCCGGAAGGCGTGCGGGGGATCGCGACCTCCATGCGGATCGAGGCGGAGCGGGAATTTGAAAGGGGGGAGGTGCTGGCGGAGATCATCCGCCGTTTCGCGATCCGGCGGGCGCAGATCGACCGGGATTTCGAGGAATTGATCGCCGCCGTCCGCGTGCGTTGCGTGCTGACGGGAAAACAGGTGGCCCTCCTCACCGCCGGCGGACCGAAAACCGGGATCGTGGAAGGCATCGCCCCCGGCGGAGAACTCCTGCTGCGCACCACCGACGGACTCGAACGCCTGATGCAGGCGGATGAAGTGCGCGTGTTGGGGGACTGA